In one window of Erythrolamprus reginae isolate rEryReg1 chromosome 1, rEryReg1.hap1, whole genome shotgun sequence DNA:
- the AAMP gene encoding angio-associated migratory cell protein: protein MADPGEGKEVEPVSDALLLMGCGDGEEDAEELVEVVDLEPPGPDDLADEIEDVDLEEDSAWEEDEGVEGMEAHDDSEVTFSKHTASVFCVSLDPKTNTLAVTGGEDDKAFVWRVSDGELLFECTGHKDSVTCVGFSYDSTFVATGDMGGFIKVWRVDAKEEVWSFEVGDLEWTEWHPQSPVLLAGTADGNCWMWKIPSGECKTFQGPNCPATCGRVLPDGKRAVVGYEDGTVRIWDLKQSNSLHVLKGSEGHQGPLTCVACQKDGNLILTGSVDCHAKLINSATGKVVSVFKAESKPAAEEEAESNSVESLGFCNVMPLAAVGYLDGTLAIYDLATQTLRHKCQHESGIVQLFWEESSPVVYTCSLDGAVRLWDARSGKLISEYRGHSAEILDFALNKDASLVVTTSGDHQAKVFCVQQPDR from the exons ATGGCGGACCCCGGAGAAGGGAAAGAGGTAGAGCCGGTGTCCGATGCTCTGTTGCTCATGGGCTGCGGCGATGGGGAAGAGGATGCAGAGGAGCTGGTGGAGGTGGTGGATCTCGAGCCGCCCGGACCAG ATGATCTGGCTGATGAAATAGAAGATGTGGATTTAGAAGAAGACTCTGCTTGGGAGGAAGATGAGGGGGTGGAAGGCATGGAGGCTCACGATGACAGCGAGGTCACATTCTCTAAGCATACAG CTTCAGTGTTCTGTGTCAGTCTTGACCCCAAAACCAACACACTTGCTGTAACAGGTGGTGAAGACGACAAGGCCTTTGTGTGGCGTGTCAGTGATGGCGAGCTCCTTTTTGAGTGTACAG GTCACAAAGATTCTGTCACTTGTGTTGGTTTTAGTTATGACTCCACTTTCGTGGCCACAGGAGACATGGGTGGCTTCATTAAAGTCTGGAGAGTTGATGCCAAAGAAGAGGTTTGGTCCTTTGAAGTGGGTGACTTGGAG TGGACAGAATGGCACCCTCAGTCCCCTGTCCTTCTGGCTGGCACAGCTGATGGCAACTGCTGGATGTGGAAGATCCCTAGTGGAGAATGCAAAACCTTTCAAGGACCTAATTGTCCGGCTACATGCGGCCGTGTCCTTCCTGATG GGAAAAGGGCTGTTGTTGGCTATGAAGATGGAACAGTGCGCATTTGGGACCTGAAGCAGAGCAACTCACTACATGTTCTGAAAG GCAGTGAGGGGCACCAGGGCCCTTTAACGTGTGTGGCTTGCCAGAAGGATGGAAATCTAATCCTGACAGGTTCTGTTGACTGCCATGCCAAGCTGATAAATTCTGCAACTGGAAAG GTGGTATCCGTATTCAAGGCAGAGAGCAAGCCTGCAGCTGAGGAGGAGGCAGAATCCAACTCAGTGGAGTCCCTGGGTTTCTGCAATGT GATGCCACTAGCAGCTGTCGGCTATTTGGATGGGACCTTGGCTATTTATGACCTTGCCACGCAGACTCTGAGACATAAGTGCCAGCACGAG TCAGGTATTGTGCAGCTCTTTTGGGAAGAAAGTTCACCTGTGGTCTACACTTGCAGTCTGGACGGGGCTGTGAGGCTCTGGGATGCACGCTCGGGAAAGCTCATTAGTGAATACAGAGGCCACTCGGCTGAAATTTTAGACTTCGCTTTGAACAA agaTGCTTCGCTTGTGGTTACTACCTCTGGTGACCACCAGGCCAAGGTGTTTTGTGTGCAGCAACCTGACCGCTAG